A genome region from Sceloporus undulatus isolate JIND9_A2432 ecotype Alabama chromosome 1, SceUnd_v1.1, whole genome shotgun sequence includes the following:
- the HAUS2 gene encoding HAUS augmin-like complex subunit 2, with amino-acid sequence MAACNPWDPIQPSAAGQMLARCLSSGTVSQDTLDICGKPAPCFVHFSEAEQIADLRAEINELNLEIEILQMKKDTADIIHPFYLTQKCQALQAMNRHLEAVLKDKRALRQRLVKPLCQESLPVEAVFHRYAVELLALAMSFIEKLENHLATVRSLPNLPLAIKNMDSALAKMDLFVADIEDLANQILEWREKQKRILDNSHLTAGSDTWFRSIQ; translated from the exons ATGGCGGCTTGCAATCCGTGGGATCCCATCCAGCCCTCAGCGGCTGGGCAGATGTTGGCTCGGTGCCTCTCCTCAGGGACGGTGTCCCAG GATACTTTGGATATATGTGGAAAACCAGCTCCTTGTTTTGTTCATTTCTCAGAGGCTGAACAAATTGCAGACCTTCGAGCTGAAATcaatgag CTTAATCTAGAGATTGAAATTCTGCAGATGAAAAAAGATACAGCAGACATTATTCATCCATTCTACCTGA CACAGAAATGCCAGGCTCTGCAAGCAATGAACAGGCACCTAGAAGCTGTACTGAAAGATAAAAGGGCTCTCAGGCAGAGGCTAGTCAAACCATTGTGTCAAGAAAGCCTTCCTGTTGAAGCTGTCTTCCACAG GTATGCAGTAGAATTGCTGGCACTGGCAATGTCTTTcattgaaaaactggaaaatcatcTAGCCACAGTGAGAAGCCTTCCTAATTTACCTCTAGCTATAAAAAACATG GACAGTGCACTAGCAAAGATGGATTTGTTTGTAGCAGATATTGAAGACCTAGCAAATCAAATACTGGaatggagagagaaacagaagagaatCTTGGACAATTCGCATCTGACTGCTGGATCAGACACCTGGTTCCGAAGTATACAATAA
- the LRRC57 gene encoding leucine-rich repeat-containing protein 57, producing the protein MGNSALKAHLETAQKTGVFQLTGKGLSEFPEDLQKLASNLRTIDLSNNKIETLPPLMGKFSVLKSLSLNHNKLTALPEELCKLKKLETLHLNGNQLTQLPAAFGQLAALKTLSLSGNKLRTVPAQLCSLRHLDVVDLSRNQIQSVPDTIGELQAIELNLNQNQISQISSQISHCPRLKVLRLEENCLELSVLPQSILSDSQISLLAVDGNLFEIKKLRELDGYDKYMERFTATKKKFA; encoded by the exons ATGGGAAACAGTGCCTTAAAAGCACATTTGGAGACAGCCCAGAAAACTGGAGTATTCCAATTAACTGGGAAAGGCCTTTCTGAA TTTCCTGAGGATCTGCAGAAGCTTGCAAGCAATCTCAGAACCATTGACTTGTCGAACAATAAAATCGAGACCCTACCACCGCTAATGGGGAAATTCTCCGTGTTGAAGAGCCTTTCTTTAAATCACAACAAACTGA CTGCATTACCCGAAGAACTGTGCAAGCTGAAAAAGCTAGAGACTTTGCATCTTAATGGTAACCAGCTGACACAGCTACCTGCTGCTTTTGGACAACTTGCAGCTCTAAAGACTTTGAGCCTTTCTGGAAACAAGCTCCGAACTGTACCTGCCCAACTATGCAGCCTCCGTCACCTAGATGTGGTGGATCTCTCAAGAAATCAGATCCAGAGTGTGCCAGATACAATTGGAGAGCTGCAGGCCATTGAACTGAATTTGAATCAGAACCAG ATTTCACAGATATCCTCACAAATCTCACACTGTCCACGCCTCAAGGTCCTGCGTCTGGAAGAGAATTGTCTAGAGCTAAGTGTGCTGCCTCAGAGTATTCTCAGTGATTCTCAGATCTCTCTGCTTGCTGTAGATGGTAATCTTTTTGAGATCAAGAAACTCCGAGAACTGGATGGATATGACAAG tataTGGAAAGATTCACAGCCACAAAGAAAAAATTTGCCTGA